Within the Pelodiscus sinensis isolate JC-2024 unplaced genomic scaffold, ASM4963464v1 ctg264, whole genome shotgun sequence genome, the region GGGAGCCCGCCCTGGTCGCACGATCCCGCACGCCCGGGACCACGCGCCAGCCTggcctgcccccggcccgctgcagGAGGAGCCTCCCTGGGGCTCAGCGAGGCCGCTGTCGCCGTGAGCTccagcagggccgggcagggggcaAGCGCCAGCTCTCGGAGCTGCCCAGCCAGGCGGGATCTGCTCTGGCCCGTGGCTGGGAGAGCAGGCGCCCCCCAGGGCGGGAGGCTGGGCCGTCGGTGCTGGGCGCATGGGCCGAGCTGCTGGCGCTGTTCTGGCCAGCAGGCCCCTCCTGTCCTCGCCTGCTCCCTGCcggcagcccagcccctctccttaCCCTGGCCGAGCTCGTTCGCCTCCTTGCTCCTCTCCCGCAGCTCTTCCCGCAGCCGGGGCGAGTCGGCCGagccccccagctgcagcaccagctgccTGTGCCATGCCACAGCCTTGCTCAGGGCGGCGTGGGAGGCTGCACGCTCCCCCATGGTATGGGATGGCCGCCAGGCCCCAGCTTACGGGGGGGTGCACAGCCGGCTGGGGCCTACCCTGGGGCTGGGATGAGCC harbors:
- the LOC142823559 gene encoding uncharacterized protein LOC142823559 yields the protein RQCCAAGRLSPACRSPLGPQSPPHQPGLARGVCSCRAHRAGVRGPAPRFPRRDWSREAVLAWERWPGEVQWRLLSHAGPAAGALAPGRRARAASHAALSKAVAWHRQLVLQLGGSADSPRLREELRERSKEANELGQGKERGWAAGREQARTGGACWPEQRQQLGPCAQHRRPSLPPWGAPALPATGQSRSRLAGQLRELALAPCPALLELTATAASLSPREAPPAAGRGQARLARGPGRAGSCDQGG